One part of the Candidatus Lokiarchaeota archaeon genome encodes these proteins:
- a CDS encoding ATP-binding cassette domain-containing protein gives MSGTHIITLSGISKSFGDVNALEEISLDINEGISGIIGPNGAGKTTLLKIMLGLVKPDAGNGQILGYDMRQENLKIRWRIGVLHERPSYPMRMRVETYLKRVERLYKKEGNTRRVLEMVNLFEDRERKIGALSAGMLQRLGIAQSLVGDPELVFLDEPTSNLDIDGRDSVARMIIDIHNQMGISFVVSSHILSELERVCHDIAILREGKLIADGRLQELVRKYTAKRYKIVVSDPQKLVDSVKPLKGIRNAEITGANTITMRIDSRDVSTIEHKVRTAASDLNIDIYEIQQAGTLEDAFREVVLNE, from the coding sequence ATGAGCGGGACTCACATTATTACATTATCTGGAATTAGCAAAAGCTTTGGAGATGTAAACGCTCTTGAAGAAATCAGCTTGGATATTAATGAAGGTATTTCCGGCATCATAGGGCCAAATGGAGCAGGGAAAACAACACTCTTGAAGATTATGCTTGGATTGGTGAAACCTGATGCGGGAAATGGTCAGATATTGGGGTATGATATGCGGCAGGAAAACCTCAAGATACGATGGCGTATAGGAGTTCTTCATGAGCGCCCATCGTATCCAATGCGAATGAGGGTCGAGACCTATTTAAAAAGAGTTGAACGATTGTACAAGAAAGAAGGAAACACACGGAGAGTTCTTGAAATGGTCAACCTTTTTGAAGATCGAGAGCGGAAAATCGGAGCACTATCTGCTGGAATGCTGCAACGATTAGGCATTGCTCAATCATTAGTTGGAGATCCCGAACTTGTATTTCTAGATGAGCCAACTTCCAATCTCGATATAGATGGCCGTGATTCTGTTGCCCGAATGATAATAGATATTCATAATCAAATGGGCATATCATTTGTCGTTTCTTCTCACATTCTTTCTGAGCTTGAGCGGGTTTGTCATGACATTGCCATTCTTCGAGAGGGAAAACTAATCGCTGATGGTCGACTCCAAGAACTAGTGCGGAAATATACTGCGAAGCGATACAAGATTGTGGTTTCTGATCCTCAGAAGCTAGTTGATAGTGTCAAGCCATTGAAGGGTATTCGTAATGCCGAAATTACAGGAGCAAACACGATAACAATGAGAATTGATTCAAGGGATGTTTCCACCATTGAGCATAAAGTGAGAACAGCTGCATCCGACCTAAACATTGACATATACGAAATTCAACAGGCAGGAACACTTGAGGATGCTTTCAGGGAGGTGGTGCTGAATGAATGA